A genomic region of Salinibacterium sp. NK8237 contains the following coding sequences:
- a CDS encoding PH domain-containing protein, with product MTERLDLPGAEWRGVSRKYTIVEAVGLLITGIVLTVATSIPTVLTGIQWLAVIPVSLGIIFIINIALTPRRVRAIAYMLREDDLVFRRGLMFRRVVAVPYGRMQLVDINRGPLDRAVGLSELKFVTAAASTGVVIPGLPEQDAEELRDTLVALAESRRAGL from the coding sequence GTGACCGAGCGACTCGATCTCCCCGGCGCCGAGTGGCGCGGCGTCTCCCGCAAGTACACGATCGTGGAAGCGGTCGGGCTGCTGATTACGGGCATCGTGCTCACCGTCGCCACCTCGATTCCCACCGTCCTGACCGGGATTCAGTGGCTTGCCGTGATTCCCGTTTCGCTTGGCATCATCTTCATCATCAACATCGCTCTCACCCCGCGACGCGTGCGCGCAATTGCCTACATGCTGCGTGAAGATGATCTGGTCTTTCGCCGCGGACTGATGTTCCGCCGCGTGGTTGCCGTGCCCTATGGCCGCATGCAGCTCGTAGACATCAACCGCGGACCCCTCGATCGCGCCGTCGGCCTCAGCGAACTCAAGTTCGTGACGGCAGCGGCATCCACCGGAGTCGTCATTCCCGGCCTGCCCGAGCAGGATGCTGAGGAGTTGAGAGACACGCTCGTCGCCCTAGCCGAAAGCCGCAGGGCCGGACTGTGA
- a CDS encoding DUF3180 domain-containing protein: protein MVARTSAVHLVTIAAAGAVVGWLLEVVLTASGNPIVTPSVALAVSLFLIAVIVVVLAVPIYRSSRGLRKERVNPFFALRVVVLAKASAFAGALLGGTALGIAVYLLSRTVSPETGAIATSFVVSAGAIVLLIAGLVAEYLCTIPPDDDDPSSRNPMDPQGAA, encoded by the coding sequence GTGGTAGCCCGCACGTCAGCCGTGCACTTGGTGACGATAGCCGCGGCGGGAGCAGTCGTCGGCTGGTTGCTCGAAGTCGTGCTCACGGCATCCGGAAATCCCATTGTGACTCCCTCGGTCGCATTGGCGGTGTCGCTCTTCTTGATCGCCGTGATCGTGGTCGTTCTGGCAGTACCGATCTACCGCTCATCACGCGGACTGCGCAAAGAACGCGTGAATCCCTTCTTCGCGCTGCGTGTCGTCGTGCTCGCGAAAGCATCAGCGTTCGCTGGGGCTCTGCTCGGGGGAACCGCCCTCGGCATCGCGGTCTACCTGCTGAGTCGCACCGTTTCTCCCGAAACTGGCGCCATCGCCACGAGCTTTGTCGTTTCGGCTGGCGCGATAGTGTTGCTGATCGCAGGATTGGTTGCCGAATATTTGTGCACCATCCCGCCAGATGATGACGACCCGTCATCGCGGAACCCGATGGACCCTCAAGGAGCAGCGTGA
- the folK gene encoding 2-amino-4-hydroxy-6-hydroxymethyldihydropteridine diphosphokinase gives MRQQRLHVELPVMLAIGSNLGDRETTLRDAVHAINRIDGVTVDAASSIVQTPALKLSGVDHSAPAYLNAVVLARSSLEPHALLAELQRVEAEHGRVRDERWGDRTLDIDIISFAHLQVDDELLTIPHPRAAERSFVLVPLLQLDPHTQLAGVGSAADALAGIENDATEFEAAPLW, from the coding sequence ATGCGCCAGCAACGACTCCACGTCGAGTTGCCGGTGATGCTCGCCATTGGCAGTAATCTCGGCGACCGCGAAACCACTCTGCGCGACGCGGTGCACGCCATCAACCGCATCGACGGTGTGACAGTGGATGCCGCCTCCAGCATTGTGCAGACGCCGGCTCTGAAACTCTCCGGCGTCGACCACTCTGCGCCCGCGTATCTCAATGCGGTGGTGTTAGCGCGCAGTTCGCTGGAGCCCCACGCCCTCCTCGCCGAATTGCAACGCGTCGAAGCCGAGCATGGCCGCGTGCGCGATGAACGCTGGGGCGACCGCACGCTCGATATCGACATCATTTCTTTCGCGCACCTGCAGGTGGACGATGAGCTGCTGACGATTCCGCATCCGCGCGCCGCCGAACGATCGTTTGTGCTTGTGCCGCTGCTGCAGCTCGACCCGCACACGCAGCTCGCCGGAGTCGGAAGCGCGGCAGACGCCCTCGCTGGCATCGAGAATGACGCCACCGAGTTTGAGGCAGCGCCACTGTGGTAG
- the folB gene encoding dihydroneopterin aldolase, which translates to MNPALDEITLTGLRATAFHGVFDHERRDGQVFVIDATVYLDFAAAARTDDLDRTIHYGVLAEEIVAAVESNPVDLIETVAERIAAVVLAHEAAVSTKITLHKPEAPITVPFTDVSVTITRQRAARAQAAGFSAEPQPLR; encoded by the coding sequence ATGAATCCCGCACTGGACGAAATCACTCTCACCGGCCTGCGTGCCACCGCCTTCCACGGCGTCTTCGACCACGAGCGTCGCGACGGCCAAGTCTTCGTGATCGACGCGACCGTGTATCTCGACTTCGCCGCCGCTGCGCGCACCGACGACCTTGACCGCACGATTCACTACGGTGTTTTAGCCGAAGAGATCGTGGCCGCCGTCGAGAGCAATCCCGTTGATCTCATCGAGACGGTTGCCGAACGCATCGCCGCCGTAGTGCTCGCGCACGAGGCTGCGGTGAGCACCAAGATCACGCTGCACAAACCAGAAGCGCCCATCACCGTGCCGTTCACTGATGTTTCGGTCACGATCACCCGCCAGCGCGCCGCCCGTGCCCAGGCTGCCGGTTTTAGCGCAGAACCGCAGCCACTGCGATGA